In one window of Romboutsia hominis DNA:
- a CDS encoding undecaprenyl-diphosphate phosphatase: MANLIEIFKAVILGIVEGITEWLPVSSTGHMILVDEFMHLNFSDTFVNTFLVVIQLGAILAVIIIFFKKLNPFDSSKTSIQKNETISLWLKVIVAVFPSAILGFLYDDKIEAAFFNATTVAIALIVYGIIMILLENRNKKPKYNDFSQVTYKLAIGIGLFQCLALIPGTSRSGSTIIGAILLGTSRYVAAEFSFFLAIPTMLGASALKLAKAGLAFSGLEWVVLLTGSIVAFVVSVFVIKFLMDYIKKHDFKVFGYYRIVLGIIVLAYFYLIK, from the coding sequence ATGGCAAATTTAATAGAAATTTTCAAAGCCGTAATACTTGGTATTGTCGAAGGTATAACTGAATGGTTACCTGTAAGTAGTACTGGCCATATGATACTAGTAGATGAATTTATGCACCTTAATTTTTCGGATACTTTTGTAAATACATTTTTAGTTGTAATACAACTTGGTGCAATACTAGCAGTCATTATCATATTCTTTAAAAAACTAAATCCTTTTGATAGTTCAAAAACTTCTATTCAAAAGAATGAAACAATAAGCTTATGGCTTAAAGTTATAGTAGCTGTTTTTCCATCTGCAATATTAGGATTTTTGTATGATGATAAAATAGAAGCAGCTTTCTTTAATGCTACAACAGTTGCTATTGCACTTATAGTATACGGTATAATCATGATACTACTTGAGAATAGAAATAAAAAACCTAAGTATAATGATTTCTCTCAAGTAACTTATAAGTTAGCTATCGGTATAGGTTTATTCCAGTGTTTAGCTTTAATACCTGGAACATCTAGATCTGGATCTACTATAATAGGTGCAATACTTCTTGGTACATCTAGATATGTAGCTGCAGAATTTTCATTTTTCTTAGCTATACCTACTATGCTTGGGGCTAGTGCACTAAAACTTGCTAAAGCTGGTTTAGCATTTAGTGGACTTGAGTGGGTTGTACTTCTAACTGGTTCTATAGTGGCTTTTGTAGTTTCAGTATTTGTTATAAAGTTTTTAATGGATTATATCAAAAAGCACGACTTTAAAGTATTTGGATACTATAGAATAGTCCTAGGTATAATAGTTTTAGCTTATTTTTACCTTATAAAATAG
- a CDS encoding tyrosine-type recombinase/integrase — MNKIIELDDYEYEIFKNFSKKLNPATRHDYLSKIIAFKEFIDDKELLYVDKEDCQKFIDNVKENYAKSTSEKIYSYLHSFYNFLMKEEYIEVNPFRYVEKPEVTRIKTKDDVLSIQEINQLVDSIYKLTIRDRAIIVFLVTTGCLLNEVVSLKWKDLMVDEKDNHYVRLGKKRKERIVKLHPYCFKLLEDYRNYSGLSEVIMPTEDFVFTTQKSNSITDRNVRLIVRKALDNAGLCQYSAKDFRHSYAAIALRLGANESDIKKQLGWSDKYYAIRYKYVLNFVDSESIDYMMQKENLTLNNK, encoded by the coding sequence ATGAATAAAATTATAGAATTAGATGATTATGAATATGAGATTTTTAAAAACTTTTCGAAAAAACTTAACCCAGCAACTAGGCATGATTACTTATCAAAAATAATAGCATTTAAAGAGTTTATAGATGATAAAGAACTCTTATATGTAGATAAAGAAGATTGTCAAAAATTTATCGATAATGTAAAAGAAAACTATGCAAAGTCAACATCAGAAAAGATATATAGTTATTTACATAGTTTCTATAATTTTTTAATGAAAGAAGAATATATAGAAGTAAACCCATTTAGATATGTAGAAAAGCCTGAAGTAACTAGAATAAAAACTAAAGATGATGTGTTAAGTATTCAAGAAATAAATCAACTAGTAGATTCCATATATAAGTTAACTATAAGAGATAGAGCTATAATAGTATTTTTAGTAACAACAGGATGTTTATTAAATGAAGTAGTTAGTTTAAAATGGAAAGATCTTATGGTAGATGAAAAAGATAACCACTATGTAAGACTTGGCAAAAAAAGAAAAGAAAGGATAGTAAAATTACATCCATATTGTTTTAAGCTATTAGAGGATTACAGAAATTATTCTGGATTATCAGAGGTTATAATGCCTACAGAAGATTTTGTATTTACAACTCAAAAAAGTAATTCTATAACCGATAGAAATGTCAGATTAATAGTTAGAAAAGCGTTAGATAATGCTGGGCTTTGCCAATATTCTGCAAAAGATTTTAGACACTCTTATGCTGCTATAGCACTAAGACTAGGTGCTAATGAATCTGATATAAAGAAGCAATTAGGTTGGAGTGATAAATACTATGCTATAAGGTATAAATATGTATTAAATTTTGTTGATAGTGAAAGTATAGATTATATGATGCAAAAAGAAAATCTTACGTTAAATAACAAATAA